Proteins encoded together in one Penicillium digitatum chromosome 1, complete sequence window:
- a CDS encoding THO complex subunit Tho1, putative: MANEDVAVVRVYKRLVDSLLNRAAQVKPDKQIEPPLTETHFGESIWQVPSEDEKATKHLSPQTKLAAVEIAFREKFYRVLASTFIDDPAFIQIWNLLDIVSIFSDNEQCEPGLIFWLIEELLDSQTIDGCRKVFDYLESRRERNTKKHFKQKSLVILRSCNELLRRLSRAEDTVFCGRVFIYLFQSFPLGDKSSVNLRGEFHSENVTTFDEIAKDSAEKKEQDTTMTDGAEPTTPGVTAAGQAENSKVPKVVVSANGEKKSDEVDLNSLYPLFWSLQAYFSAPSKMFDAERFTSFKTGMEATLDAFKSINTEMENESSARASEDARKSNKRKRIADGTEVATSFNPKYLTSRDLFDLEISDTAFRRHVLVQALILLDFLLSLTSKSKSRLADTTNKSVLYGFTLNEEDTRWATSMRKSIEGYLQQGPGGKFYYRMVDTVLSRDKNWVRWKAEGCPLIERPAISAAEYTTSREHATKAYANKRLRPSPMGSLDLRFLADTEVLANIERLKESDRYSVPSADSFLKGIMDDEMDIDMAMTDEDKAIAEGAKASKSWRILRLAAKGKLAAFDKIGEGNNLQVLFESATATEDNTELSSSGDTKDISQSLDGAQELPVEIKTLAEASEAAEGKDEMPPGRSESAQDLQDVTQGIHEQEMQFRNKDVISEEQGPSPDDHNEQALAAASASKEDSAT, from the exons ATGGCGAACGAGGACGTTGCCGTTGTCCGGGTCTACAAAAGACTAGTGGACAGTCTCCTGAATCGCGCCGCGCAGGTCAAGCCCGACAAGCAGATCGAACCCCCTTTGACCGAAACACACTTTGGCGAATCGATATGGCAGGTGCCGTCTGAGGATGAAAAGGCTACAAAGCACTTGAGCCCACAGACTAAGCTTGCGGCCGTGGAAATCGCGTTTCGCGAGAAGTTCTATCGCGTTTTG GCCTCAACTTTCATCGATGACCCTGCTTTCATTCAAATCTGGAACCTCCTCGACATCGTATCCATCTTTTCTGATAATG AACAATGTGAACCCGGCCTTATTTTCTGGCTCATCGAAGAGCTCTTGGATAGTCAAACTATTGATGGTTGCCGCAAGGTGTTCGACTACTTGGAGTCCCGAAGGGAGAGGAACACCAAG AAACACTTCAAACAGAAAAGCTTAGTAATTTTACGATCATGCAATGAGCTTCTTCGCCGGCTCTCGCGCGCAGAAGATACAGTGTTTTGTGGCCGGGTGTTTATCTATCTCTTCCAGAGTTTTCCACTTGGAGACAAGAGTTCGGTTAACCTTCGTGGCGAGTTCCACTCTGAGAATGTTACAACTTTTGATGAAATTGCGAAAGATTCTgctgagaagaaggagcAGGATACAACAATGACTGATGGAGCTGAGCCCACAACACCCGGAGTGACAGCGGCGGGCCAGGCCGAGAATTCGAAAGTGCCCAAGGTTGTTGTTTCTGCTAATGGTGAGAAGAAATCAGATGAGGTCGACTTGAATTCGCTCTACCCGCTTTTCTGGAGCCTTCAGGCCTATTTCTCCGCGCCGAGCAAGATGTTCGACGCTGAACGGTTTACGTCATTCAAGACTGGAATGGAAGCTACGCTAGATGCATTCAAAAGCATCAACACTGAGATGGAAAACGAGAGCTCTGCCCGAGCCTCGGAAGATGCTCGCAAGTCGAACAAGCGCAAGCGCATCGCGGACGGCACTGAAGTCGCCACTAGCTTCAACCCGAAATACTTGACTAGCCGGGATCTGTTTGACCTCGAAATCAGCGATACTGCCTTCCGACGACATGTTCTTGTCCAGGCTCTTATTCTCCTCGACTTTCTGCTTTCTCTCACATCCAAGTCCAAATCACGCCTGGCCGATACGACGAACAAGTCCGTTCTCTACGGTTTTACTTTGAATGAGGAGGATACTAGGTGGGCGACCAGCATGCGAAAAAGCATCGAGGGATATCTGCAACAAGGGCCCGGGGGTAAATTCTACTATCGCATGGTAGACACAGTCTTGTCTCGAGACAAGAACTGGGTGCGATGGAAAGCCGAGGGCTGTCCATTGATTGAACGACCTGCCatctcggcggcggagtacACGACTTCCCGTGAGCATGCCACCAAAGCGTATGCCAACAAACGCCTTCGTCCATCCCCGATGGGCTCTCTCGATTTGAGGTTCCTTGCCGACACCGAGGTACTGGCCAATATTGAGCGTCTCAAGGAATCCGACCGATACAGCGTTCCTTCCGCGGACTCGTTCCTGAAGGGCATCATGGATGATGAAATGGACATTGACATGGCGATGACCGACGAGGACAAGGCGATTGCCGAGGGCGCCAAAGCCAGCAAGTCCTGGCGAATCTTGCGTCTTGCTGCGAAAGGAAAGCTCGCCGCATTCGACAAAATAGGAGAGGGCAACAACCTACAGGTCTTGTTCGAGAGTGCTACAGCGACTGAGGATAACACTGAGCTCAGTTCCTCCGGTGACACCAAGGATATCTCCCAATCCCTCGATGGAGCTCAGGAACTACCTGTTGAAATCAAAACGCTCGCTGAAGCGAGCGAGGCTGCTGAGGGTAAAGATGAGATGCCTCCCGGTCGGTCAGAAAGTGCCCAGGACCTTCAGGATGTAACCCAGGGCATACATGAGCAGGAAATGCAATTCAGAAACAAAGACGTCATCAGCGAAGAACAAGGTCCAAGCCCGGATGACCATAACGAACAGGCCCTTGCCGCCGCCAGCGCCTCGAAAGAGGACTCTGCCACGTAA
- a CDS encoding DEAD helicases superfamily protein (Aquarius), putative, giving the protein MAQSLESRPTVVDFREESPWVQLAKAHWLNTKVRKAKPDVIKKQLWDPLEAEAFNSRSLLILENLNILEKFLWPTYTEDASNHHILLIALIVSVKHREHLSIWDIFTDRADDFSNLFHRILSMSIDHSLPTRSRLSIISFIISAFQSLENVLIRKECAPLVSISIWHNLASEETRDRIIAKALTLKKAWRASAKRYEAGDEAAKAKMRFERSWLYTMLLDFLHRLNGPEKDQAENLLYCERFLELLVDLESQLPTRRYVNTLLKDLNILSVICLSQLYRVPDNALLRDFHSLLKHFVEFAIDDYSGEALSPQGVYDLHCQELAHLQRTAMKFFKDKLMLLALSNMGSIAQRTDLEGQLSSLDESELHSLCSHLGFRTSYPKSSHITPDRQFYLEVLASFYERKLPFQEAVEKLSPLPTEETLYDPALLRNETYDGSRPLAIPKLNLQYLSLGDFLWRSFLLYRSEAFFQIRKDMESLVKRMQPKAMRDGSINFEGFSRMAIPISKPAIIDVAPPKVGATNPAFVRAEIAIEVGRLADNVRREWDSLRPDDVIYLLAVQSISSQSEQGASEAPRMIHLRTAEIIQVLDEQGRALRQYPGQSNGSQSRARSRRLIVNLDAAAFKADKDQQANGKPDIYPLINMVARRKGRENNFKPILQTMQKLLVSDMTLPSWFQDIFLGYGDPASGQYTQLPNRLSTVDFRDTLLDWSHLVESFPGIEPSGAENASFGPPYILEYVNQEPAVEPHAPKKRRRDQATKTGLVPSSMRVSTYKPPNPGPYPVDTPKLNKIRFTPAQVEAIASGIQPGLTVIVGPPGTGKTDVTTQIINNIYHNFPNERTLLIAHSNQALNQLFQKIIALDIDERHLLRLGHGEEELDTDSNYSKYGRVESFLDNRNHYLSEVMRLAASIGVEGAHGNSCETAGYFNTVYVQPTWAKFWDRANSEGTSNEEIVASFPFQSYFANTPQPLFEAKAAKEAIIDTAAGCERHIARIFSELEDIRPFEILRQPRDKANYLLVKEARIIAMTSTHAAMRRQEIADLGFHYDNVVMEEAAQITEVESFIPNALQNMKNGELPLKRVVLCGDHYQNSPIIQNMAFRQYAHFEQSLFLRLARLGVPVINLDRQGRARPSIAELFRWRYKELGDLPVVETAPEYQQANAGFQFDYQFINVPDYQGSGEREPTPHFIQNLGEAEYAVAMYQYMRLLGYSASKISILATYAGQTALIRDVLSHRCGKSPMFGMPKIVTTVDRYQGEQNDYVILSLTRTRSVGYLRDVRRLTVALSRARLGLYVLGRREVFESCYELKPAFDILLKRPDKLMLAPGEMFPSSREANAVIEGTPMESVEHLGQYVFEMTQAKVKAMGDGDITIEDAAPAGEDDYLDEDEAMGADDEEEIIA; this is encoded by the exons ATGGCGCAGAGTCTCGAATCCAGGCCTACAGTGGTGGACTTTCGTGAAGAAAGCCCGTGGGTGCAGCTAGCCAAGGCCCACTGGCTAAACACGAAGGTTCGCAAGGCCAAACCAGATGTCATCAAGAAGCAATTGTGGGATCCTTTGGAAGCAGAAGCTTTCAACAGTCGCTCACTATTGATCCTCGAGAACTTGAACATTCTCGAGAA GTTCCTTTGGCCGACTTACACAGAGGATGCGTCGAATCATCATATACTGTTGATTGCATTGATCGTCAGCGTTAAGCACCGCGAGCACTTGTCGATATGGG ATATCTTCACCGACCGTGCTGATGACTTCTCCAATCTCTTCCACCGTATTCTCTCAATGAGCATTGACCACTCACTTCCGACTCGCTCTCGACTGTCTATCATATCGTTTATTATCAGTGCCTTCCAATCGCTCGAGAATGTCTTGATCCGCAAAGAATGTGCTCCCCTGGTTTCCATCTCGATCTGGCACAATCTAGCCAGCGAGGAGACTAGAGATCGTATTATTGCCAAGGCCCTGACACTGAAAAAGGCATGGAGAGCCTCTGCAAAGCGATACGAGGCTGGAGATGAAGCGGCGAAAGCCAAGATGCGCTTTGAACGTTCATGGCTATACACGATGCTCTTGGATTTCCTTCATAGGTTAAACGGACCCGAAAAGGACCAGGCCGAGAACTTGCTATACTGTGAACGTTTCCTTGAGCTCTTGGttgatctcgaaagtcagCTTCCAACGAGGCGCTACGTGAACACGCTGCTGAAGGACCTCAACATTTTGTCGGTTATCTGCCTTTCACAGCTCTACCGTGTGCCTGACAACGCCCTTCTCCGCGACTTCCATAGCCTTCTCAAACACTTTGTCGAATTTGCAATTGATGATTACTCTGGCGAGGCTCTTTCTCCGCAGGGAGTGTACGACCTGCATTGCCAGGAACTGGCCCACCTACAAAGAACCGCAATGAAGTTCTTCAAAGACAAGCTTATGCTTCTCGCGCTCTCTAATATGGGGTCAATTGCGCAGCGAACGGATCTAGAAGGACAGCTATCTTCTCTAGACGAGTCGGAACTCCACAGCCTTTGCTCTCACCTAGGATTCCGTACAAGCTACCCAAAATCATCGCACATTACTCCAGACCGTCAATTTTATCTCGAAGTCTTGGCATCATTTTATGAACGCAAGCTGCCCTTCCAAGAAGCTGTCGAGAAATTGAGTCCACTCCCGACGGAAGAAACCCTCTATGACCCGGCCTTGTTGAGGAATGAGACATACGACGGATCAAGGCCTCTGGCAATCCCAAAGTTGAATCTCCAGTATCTGAGTCTCGGAGATTTCCTTTGGCGCTCCTTCCTTCTCTACCGATCAGAAGCATTCTTCCAAATCCGCAAGGACATGGAGTCCCTCGTTAAACGCATGCAGCCAAAGGCAATGCGTGATGGAAGCATAAACTTTGAGGGATTCTCTCGAATGGCTATTCCAATCTCAAAGCCTGCTATCATTGATGTCGCACCACCAAAGGTCGGGGCAACAAACCCGGCATTTGTTCGAGCCGAGATCGCGATAGAGGTGGGAAGGCTTGCAGATAATGTTAGGAGAGAATGGGACTCACTCCGTCCTGATGACGTAATCTATCTTTTGGCAGTTCAGTCTATCTCGTCACAGTCGGAACAAGGTGCATCTGAAGCTCCTCGGATGATCCATCTTCGAACGGCTGAGATCATACAGGTACTTGACGAGCAAGGCCGCGCATTGCGACAATATCCTGGCCAGTCAAATGGCTCTCAGTCCAGGGCAcgatcaagaagattgaTCGTTAACTTGGATGCGGCTGCGTTCAAAGCCGACAAGGACCAGCAGGCCAACGGCAAGCCGGACATTTACCCACTCATCAACATGGTTGCACGGAGAAAGGGCAGAGAGAATAACTTCAAGCCAATTCTGCAGACgatgcaaaagcttcttgtcTCTGATATGACGCTTCCTTCCTGGTTCCAGGACATATTCCTGGGCTACGGAGATCCCGCTAGTGGTCAATACACACAGCTGCCAAACCGACTTAGCACGGTCGACTTCCGAGATACTCTTTTGGACTGGTCTCATTTGGTGGAAAGCTTCCCGGGCATTGAACCTTCAGGGGCTGAGAATGCCAGCTTTGGCCCGCCCTACATTCTTGAATATGTTAACCAGGAGCCTGCAGTAGAGCCTCACGCCCCGAAGAAGAGACGCCgggaccaagccaccaaaaCAGGGTTGGTGCCTAGCAGTATGCGTGTTTCCACTTACAAGCCACCAAACCCTGGCCCCTATCCTGTCGACACTCCCAAATTGAACAAAATCCGATTCACTCCCGCCCAAGTGGAAGCCATCGCATCTGGAATACAGCCTGGACTTACCGTCATCGTGGGACCTCCTGGCACTGGAAAGACTGACGTCACCACCCAAATCATTAACAACATCTACCACAACTTCCCCAACGAACGGACGCTACTCATTGCACACAGCAACCAAGCCCTCAATCAACTATTCCAAAAAATCATTGCCCTTGATATTGATGAACGGCACTTATTGCGATTGGGTCACGGCGAGGAGGAATTGGACACTGATTCCAACTACAGCAAGTATGGACGAGTCGAATCCTTCCTTGACAACCGCAATCACTATCTATCAGAAGTGATGCGGTTGGCAGCATCAATTGGGGTCGAAGGTGCGCATGGAAATTCATGTGAGACTGCAGGCTACTTCAATACAGTTTATGTGCAGCCAACATGGGCCAAATTCTGGGATCGAGCAAATTCCGAAGGAACATCAAATGAAGAGATTGTCGCATCCTTCCCGTTCCAATCATACTTTGCAAATACTCCTCAGCCCCTATTTGAAGCTAAAGCCGCGAAGGAGGCAATAATCGACACTGCTGCAGGTTGCGAACGCCACATTGCTCGAATCTTCTCTGAGTTGGAAGACATCCGGCCATTCGAGATCTTGAGACAACCTCGCGATAAAGCGAACTATCTCCTTGTGAAGGAGGCCAGAATTATCGCGATGACCTCGACCCACGCAGCTATGCGCCGGCAAGAAATTGCCGATCTGGGCTTCCACTACGACAACGTGGTCATGGAAGAAGCCGCGCAGATTACCGAGGTTGAGAGCTTCATCCCAAACGCTCTGCAAAACATGAAGAACGGCGAACTTCCTCTTAAGCGTGTCGTTCTCTGTGGTGATCACTACCAGAACTCACCCATCATTCAGAACATGGCTTTCCGTCAATATGCCCACTTCGAGCAAAGTCTTTTCTTGCGACTGGCGCGATTAGGTGTTCCGGTGATTAACTTGGATAGGCAGGGACGCGCGCGACCTAGCATTGCAGAGCTCTTCCGCTGGCGGTACAAGGAACTCGGAGATCTTCCAGTGGTTGAAACTGCCCCCGAATACCAGCAGGCTAATGCTGGTTTCCAGTTCGACTACCAGTTCATCAATGTCCCCGACTACCAGGGTTCTGGAGAGCGAGAGCCGACACCTCACTTTATCCAGAATTTGGGTGAAGCAGAGTACGCAGTGGCCATGTATCAGTACATGCGACTCTTGGGCTACTCTGCTTCTAAAATCTCGATCTTAGCCACATATGCTGGGCAGACAGCTTTGATCCGGGATGTATTGAGTCACCGCTGTGGAAAAAGCCCCATGTTTGGAATGCCCAAGATTGTCACGACCGTGGATCGCTACCAGGGAGAGCAGAATGATT ACGTGATCCTTTCTCTCACCCGGACCCGCAGCGTCGGATACCTGCGCGACGTCCGCCGTCTGACTGTAGCTCTCTCCCGCGCACGACTGGGTCTGTATGTCCTTGGCCGACGGGAGGTCTTCGAATCGTGCTACGAACTCAAGCCCGCGTTCGACATTCTTCTGAAACGGCCAGATAAGCTCATGCTTGCGCCTGGCGAGATGTTCCCGTCGTCGCGGGAAGCAAACGCCGTCATTGAGGGCACTCCGATGGAGAGTGTGGAGCACCTTGGACAATATGTGTTTGAGATGACACAGGCTAAGGTTAAGGCTATGGGCGATGGAGATATCACAATTGAGGATGCGGCGCCAGCTGGCGAAGATGACTAtttggatgaagatgaagctATGGGGgctgatgatgaggaggaaaTTATTGCATGA
- a CDS encoding Thioesterase superfamily — MASLKFVRSVWESFRATSGLEPRLLNNLRVTAARPGVVNFELDIQKEHTNRLNILHGGTIASMVDLGGSLAVASRGLFATGVSTDLNVTYLNSGGKVGDRILAEVTCDKFGKTLAFTNIKFTNLDGHVVARGSHTKYVAQAWKDPNNIVEEMNKHKDQ; from the exons ATGGCTTCTCTTAAATTTGTCCGCTCG GTCTGGGAGTCCTTCCGAGCTACCTCGGGTCTGGAGCCTCG CCTGTTGAATAAT CTCCGTGTTACAGCCGCCAGGCCCGGTGTAGTCAACTTTGAGCTAGATATTCAGAAGGAGCATACA AACCGCCTGAATATCCTGCACGGAGGCACCATTGCAAGCATGG TCGACCTCGGGGGCTCGTTAGCTGTGGCATCTCGTGGCTTGTTCGCGACGGGAGTGTCAACAGACCTGAATG TCACATACTTGAACTCAGGTGGCAAAGTTGGTGACCGAATTTTGGCC GAGGTGACTTGTGATAAAT TTGGCAAGACCCTTGCTTTCACAAACATCAAGTTCACGAACCTTGATGGACATGTCGTTGCTCGTGGGAGCCACACGAA ATACGTGGCCCAGGCTTGGAAGGATCCCAATAACATCGTGGAGGAAATGAACAAGCACAAGGACCAATGA
- a CDS encoding Transcription factor Tfb2, whose product MASATSRPLEYLEGLPGTTFYKLYQQPSTALAIFRRMLPDLAKCFVMALLYLKDPLPTADLEVWVNSESKKERDNALSILGRLHILSTTLTGENIRAYMITNPFAASLRQALMGAEDSHSFGVFSQAPEHTLTSIADLDEYARRQWEGVMGYMVGTSALSGQRDAVNLSKGVKQLLQAGHLVEIRGNRVDITKDGFGFVLQDVNTQVWHILILYVESAEAIGMDSVEVLSFLFLLSSLELGSSYDKSHMTSNQLRTLADLADFGIVYQEDADATHFYPTRLATTLTSDSSALSNPVTGSLTGPVGPSGGSGSGFIIIETNYRLYAYTSSPLQISLISLFTNLKYRFPNLVTGKITRQSVRRAIEMGITADQIISYLLSHAHPQLRKHSAAQSNGKGIPASVLPPTVTDQIRLWQLERDRLRATAGFLFKDFTSLAEYQAPCQYAAEIGVLVWKSDRKRMFFVTRHEQVAAFLRSQKVGGR is encoded by the exons ATGGCGAGTGCAACATCCCGTCCTCTGGAGTACCTGGAGGGTCTTCCCGGGACGACTTTCTATAAACTATACCAACAGCCATCCACAGCCCTTGCGATCTTCCGGCGCATGCTGCCCGATTTAG CAAAATGCTTTGTGATGGCTCTACTCTATCTAAAAGACCCTCTTCCAACCGCTGATCTGGAAGTTTGGGTTAACTCTGAGAGCAAGAA GGAGCGGGATAATGCGCTTTCAATATTGGGTCGACTTCATATATTATCTACGACCCTCACAGGTGAAAATATCCGTGCGTACATGATCACCAACCCATTCGCTGCTTCGCTTCGACAAGCTCTGATGGGTGCCGAGGACTCTCACTCTTTCGGCGTATTCTCTCAAGCCCCGGAACACACCCTGACCTCGATCGCGGATTTGGACGAATATGCTAGGCGACAGTGGGAAGGTGTTATGGGGTACATGGTCGGAACGAGTGCCTTGAGTGGGCAGCGCGACGCGGTCAATTTGAGCAAGGGTGTCAAACAGCTTCTCCAAGCCGGACACCTAGTTGAGATCCGAGGCAACCGTGTTGACATCACCAAAGATGGGTTTGGATTTGTGCTCCAGGACGTCAACACCCAGGTCTGGCACATCTTGATTCTTTATGTGGAGAGCGCCGAGGCCATCGGCATGGACAGCGTCGAGGTCCTCTCGTTCCTGTTCCTCCTAAGCAGCCTGGAACTCGGATCCTCTTACGACAAGAGCCACATGACATCCAACCAACTCCGCACTCTCGCGGACCTCGCTGATTTTGGTATTGTCTACCAAGAAGACGCCGACGCGACGCACTTCTATCCCACCCGTCTCGCAACTACCCTTACATCGGACTCGAGCGCTCTGAGCAACCCTGTCACAGGCTCTCTTACTGGGCCAGTGGGGCCGTCTGgtggctctggctctgggTTTATCATCATCGAAACTAACTACCGACTCTACGCCTACACCTCATCGCCCCTACAAATATCCCTCATCTCCCTCTTcacaaacctcaaataccGCTTCCCCAATCTGGTCACTGGCAAAATCACCAGACAGTCTGTCCGTCGAGCTATCGAGATGGGAATCACTGCCGATCAAATAATCTCGTACCTATTATCGCACGCCCACCCACAGCTGCGGAAACACAGCGCTGCCCAATCCAACGGCAAGGGTATCCCGGCATCTGTGCTCCCGCCTACTGTGACAGATCAGATCAGGCTTTGGCAGCTAGAGCGGGATCGTCTCCGGGCCACGGCGGGCTTTTTGTTCAAGGATTTCACGAGCTTGGCCGAATATCAGGCCCCTTGCCAGTATGCCGCGGAAATTGGTGTACTGGTTTGGAAGTCAGATCGGAAGCGCATGTTCTTTGTCACAAGGCATGAGCAGGTGGCTGCATTTTTGCGCAGTCAGAAGGTAGGTGGGAGGTAA
- a CDS encoding Aldo/keto reductase, whose amino-acid sequence MSLPTRSLERNGPQVPAVGVGLMSLGNMHGFASALDDKVAFLEPAYSIGARSWDTADLYFDSDHTVREWVKKLGNLNNIFLATKFAIQYDVATGTQITCSNP is encoded by the coding sequence ATGTCTCTTCCAACTCGATCTCTTGAACGCAACGGCCCTCAAGTTCCCGCTGTTGGTGTTGGACTCATGAGCCTTGGCAATATGCACGGATTTGCCAGTGCCCTTGATGACAAGGTAGCTTTTCTTGAACCTGCCTATTCGATTGGTGCGCGATCCTGGGATACAGCTGATCTATACTTTGACAGTGACCACACAGTGAGGGAGTGGGTAAAGAAGCTAGGAAATCTCAATAACATTTTCCTGGCTACCAAGTTTGCGATCCAATACGATGTCGCCACGGGTACCCAGATAACCTGCTCTAACCCCTAG
- a CDS encoding synaptobrevin, with translation MIEFDPHLVRLQVYRTLSSLVSISRIHQTARRLRADDQAISFGIQHTKSRMADLLAADVVVAAGSATLITPAVMIFDRLVVEKSFYNQPLFPAFRRHLWLSLTQPATFLTSRPSLLVWSLYTATFATANVSETILSKWYPKIDHAIAGMTTFASTFIVNSSVGIWKDVKFAQLFGHSNTSVPAVNNATSPSPSPTPTPTPTSTSNTTSAPKIARSIGRTRIPVATYSAFLVRDALTIFGSFSLPAMVSASIPDSVASQEYLKILIAQLAIPASIQLISTPIHLLGLDLYNRPQVMPTKERISRVSRDWISASLLRMCRIIPAFGIGGFVNAEGRLYLHDQFGGRRNGS, from the exons ATGATTG AATTTGATCCACA TCTCGTTAGATTGCAGGTTTACCGAACTTTGTCCAGTCTTGTCTCTATATCACGAATCCATCAGACTGCCAGACGGTTACGAGCAGATG ATCAGGCTATATCATTCGGTATACAGCATACCAAAAGCCGGATGGCGGACCTCTTGGCGGCCGATGTAGTCGTTGCTGCAGGTTCAGCAACATTGATTACGCCGGCGGTGATGATCTTTGACAG ACTCGTCGTTGAGAAATCATTCTACAACCAACCTCTCTTCCCGGCTTTCCGCAGACACCTTTGGTTATCCCTCACACAACCTGCCACTTTCTTAACATCACGACCCAGTCTCCTGGTCTGGTCCCTTTACACCGCAACCTTCGCCACAGCCAATGTCTCAGAGACCATCTTGAGCAAGTGGTACCCGAAGATCGACCATGCTATCGCAGGCATGACCACCTTCGCTTCAACATTCATAGTCAACTCCTCCGTGGGCATCTGGAAGGACGTGAAATTCGCCCAATTATTTGGTCACAGCAACACCTCCGTGCCAGCCGTAAACAACGCAACCTCACCAAGTCCATCTCCAACTCCCACACCAACTCCCACATCTACCTCCAACACAACCTCAGCCCCTAAAATTGCCCGCTCAATCGGTCGCACCCGAATCCCCGTGGCTACATACTCAGCCTTTCTCGTCCGAGACGCTCTCACAATCTTCGGCTCCTTCAGCCTCCCTGCCATGGTCTCAGCATCAATCCCAGACTCCGTCGCCTCCCAAGAATACCTCAAGATCTTGATTGCGCAGCTCGCTATCCCAGCCTCCATCCAACTTATCAGCACGCCTATCCACCTGCTCGGCCTAGATCTATATAACCGACCACAGGTGATGCCGACCAAAGAGCGGATCAGCCGTGTCAGCCGCGACTGGATCAGCGCGTCACTGCTGCGCATGTGTCGCATTATCCCCGCTTTCGGAATTGGCGGGTTCGTTAATGCAGAGGGCCGGCTTTACTTGCACGATCAATTTGGTGGCCGGCGCAATGGGTCTTGA
- a CDS encoding Zinc finger, AN1-type → MPPITVSKGRSPSSGPNETFTQMADTDLESLGRHCQYEYCGQLDFLPFRCESCYSTYCLDHRTETAHQCPREGEWARRRNRTNNTNQENRTAPEKPSIYNTDQCAHTQCKTLINTLKDPAVRCPQCNHQYCLKHRLREEHECASMTPLGARQQNGTSPNDTIKSMFARVRTWGRDKQNAAAKGTLLPALPKLKPKPNSPAARAVAVNSLKRLAKGDASIPADKRLYLHTVGTAETQAAEPPAGDFFFDSRWKVGRVLDDVAKKLRVQNLNNRVNEEDSKLRIFHVESGDFLEFSVAIGGGKVKQGDTIVLLRGAGAVLGSS, encoded by the coding sequence ATGCCCCCTATAACCGTATCCAAAGGGCGCAGCCCCTCTAGTGGCCCAAACGAAACCTTTACGCAAATGGCCGACACAGACCTGGAATCCCTGGGCCGGCACTGCCAATATGAATACTGCGGCCAACTAGACTTCCTCCCCTTCCGCTGCGAATCCTGCTACAGCACATACTGTCTAGACCACCGGACCGAAACCGCGCACCAGTGCCCCCGTGAAGGCGAATGGGCGCGCCGCCGCAACAGAACCAACAACACCAACCAGGAGAACCGCACCGCCCCCGAAAAGCCTTCCATCTACAACACCGACCAATGCGCCCACACCCAGTGCAAAACCCTTATCAACACCCTAAAAGACCCAGCTGTGCGCTGTCCCCAGTGCAACCACCAGTACTGCCTGAAACACCGTCTCCGCGAAGAACACGAATGCGCTAGCATGACCCCGCTGGGCGCGCGCCAGCAAAATGGCACCTCACCAAATGATACAATCAAGTCTATGTTCGCGCGTGTACGCACCTGGGGCCGTGATAAGCAGAATGCCGCTGCCAAGGGCACCCTGCTGCCGGCCTTGCCCAAGTTGAAGCCCAAGCCGAATAGTCCGGCTGCGCGTGCGGTTGCTGTTAATAGTCTCAAACGATTGGCTAAGGGGGATGCTTCGATTCCTGCGGATAAGAGGCTATATTTGCATACTGTTGGTACGGCGGAGACGCAGGCTGCGGAGCCGCCGGCTggggatttcttttttgattcGAGGTGGAAGGTCGGGCGTGTACTTGATGATGTGGCGAAGAAGTTGCGGGTTCAGAATTTGAATAATCGGGTTAATGAGGAAGATTCAAAGTTGCGGATTTTCCATGTTGAGTCTGGGGATTTCCTCGAGTTCTCTGTGGCTATTGGTGGTGGGAAGGTAAAGCAAGGTGATACGATTGTGTTGTTACGCGGCGCTGGGGCTGTTCTTGGGAGTTCATGA